The genomic interval CCTTTCTCTAGACATTTCCCTTTTGTAGGAAAAACATAACTGCATTTGTCACCTTATATCCATGGCTTACACACTGAGGATGAGGGGAGAAGTCGTTGAACTATCATCAGACAGCTCTGATGATTATTCCAATTCTGATTCCGACCCAACTTTCATGATCAACACTCGCCCCCAAAGAACCAGGTACGACAGTGACCCCGATTATCAAGTGCCTCGACCTCGAAGAAGGCTGCAGCCACGGACGTACCAATCTCTTCTCAGTCCAATCCCAAGAAAAATTGAAATGAGGACTAGGGCAGGAATTGGGTCTTCCAGGGACAGATCAATGTCAAGTGGTACTAATGATCCCAGAAGGCAAACCCGGGGTCGCCCTCGAAGGGCTAGGAACTATGATGGAGGGGAGCAGCTGGAGCTGCTGAATACCCTAGTCCCGCGAAGATCTCGCGGACAGAGAAGAAGGCCACCACCATCAGCTTGGAGCTCCAACATCGACGAGAGGAGGTCCCGTGCGAAGCAACGGACCGTCCTAGAGTGGCTGATTGATTCAAATATGATGGTAGAGAATGAGAGGGTTTGTTACCTGGACATAATTGGAGGGAGGTGGATAGCGCTCAATGGCATTGCCACCAAGGGCGGCATTCTGTGCAGCTGCTGCGATAGGGTGGTAACAGTGGTGGAATTTGAGTATCATGGCCGTGTACGCTTTGGCATACCCAACAAGAATATTGAAATGCCCTATGGGAAAGTGTATACGGCAAGCCTGCGTGCTTCCCTCCTGTATTGCCAAACACGGGCATGGACTAGGGAGCAGATACGGACTAGGTGCGGGTTCAATAACATAAGGCCACAAGACGGGGTGGAGGACAAGCACGATGATGCCTGTATCGTGTGCGCAGATGGGGGCGATCTCATCTGCTGCGAGAGTTGTCCTTCCACATTCCATAAGAGCTGCATCGATTTGCCGGTGAGAAGACATATGTTACAATTGAGTTTGTTTTGTGGTTATGGGTATTGTTAGTTTAATTATTGGGGTTTGATGCAAAATGCAGATGGTTCCTATAGGGGAATGGTACTGTCCTTACTGCTACTGCAAGTTCTGCAAGGAAAGCAGCAGTCCCCACCTAATGACATGCTCTCTGTGCTTGAAGAAATGTAAGCATATCTACCTTCcaatatatatatgcacatatgttttCTGAACTCCTCTAGAAATTATTACTGCTAGTTTATATGGACACCTGCAATCCCTGACTTATATGTTTCTTCTGCTTGTCATCAATATTGCGAGCTAGTCTGTGCACATCACCCGACATGCATAAAAGCAGACAGAAACTTCCCTTACCCACACCCCTCATTTTGCACACTGACCTGCAGACAGGTATCCCTTCTTTGTTTTTACCTTTTACCGTTTACTTGGCAAAGGCACGCTTTCTTTGTtcaatctctctctccctctctctctgttAATGTCTGAAGTCTTTTTTTACAAGCCTTGTGAATATATCCTACAATCTTTTTGACTTTGATTAATTCTCGTAAAAGCTATACAAGAGCCTGGAGGACCTTGTTGGAATCACAAATGAGCTGGGTGAAGGACTTACATGGACTCTGCTTCGACGTATGAACATTCTTGATTCACACACATTCAAAGAAGTGTATTTCAACACAATGTGCAATTCCAAGCTTGCAGTTGCATCGAGCGTGATAGAAGAGTGTTTCATGCCCATAATTGACAGGCAAACTAATGTTAATATCATAAAAAGTGTGGTTTACAATTGTGGGTAAGCACTTTTCTCTATGCTTCTGTAATGTGTGTAGATATCTAAAGTCATCCCATGCCTTGTGtgaggtatttatatgttttaaattgccAGCTTCATGGTTTTATTCTTAAAAGGATCTTGCATAGGTGGGATCAATGCTGACAAAGAATGTGCAGTTCTAAAATTCCACTAATGCAACCTAATTGTACATATTGCTTTGGACTGATAATCCTTTTCCACTTCTGTTCTAACTTCATCTAATCACCTTTTTTCTTCTCTATCCGCGTTAGTTCGAACTATGCCCGGGTCAACTTCACTGGTTTCTATACTGCAATTCTGGAGAAGGGTGATGAAATCGTTACTGCAGCAACCCTGAGGTATCATCCATTTCTATGCTCAGATTGATGCATTGCTGTGTCTGTATCGGTTTATAcatgtgcaatttaattttcattttcatggTTTTATAGGGTTCATGGGACCAAGTTCGCTGAGATGCCCTTCATTGCGACCAGGGACAGCTATAGGTGCCAAGGAATGTGCAGCAAGCTAATGCTTTCAATTGAATCAGTGAGCCATTGAACACAATCACTCTGTCATTTCAACCAAAAGGATAAAAAGAAACTCTTTCATTGTTTCATTGCCTCGTAATATATCAGGGCTTAACCTAGGAAGGTGTACATCATGCACATTCCATGCGATTTTAAGTTCTTATGCTTCTCTCTCTTTTACAGACTCTTCGCCTCCGTGGAGTTGAAAACCTGGTCATTCCATCCATCCCTCAACGTGTCAATAAATGGAATCGATGTGGTTTCCACCCCCTTCAGGATGGCTTGAAGAAAGAAATGAAGAATTTCAACTCCCTTATGTTCCCTCAGGCCATCAAATTACAGAAGCTCTTACTACTTAACATACCACCAGCAACCACTGGAGGtaaacacctctctctctctctctctctctctctctcatcaaacAACTTATTTAATTTACCTGCGCAGCTGCAGATAACTTTCCAAATGAGGCGAGTGTGCAAAATGAACCCAGAAGACGCCCACTCTTCGACTTAAATCTCATGCCTGCTGAAGAGGATGAGATGAATGATCACAGTGGAATAACCTATCAGAACTACTAAGCACTCTGCGGTGCAGCGCAGGGGCAGCCAGTGTTCCAGTCCCCTTGCCGTTTTGAGGTTTTGCCCAGTAACTCTTTCAGAGAGTTTCTGG from Malania oleifera isolate guangnan ecotype guangnan chromosome 9, ASM2987363v1, whole genome shotgun sequence carries:
- the LOC131163788 gene encoding increased DNA methylation 1-like isoform X3, translated to MAYTLRMRGEVVELSSDSSDDYSNSDSDPTFMINTRPQRTRYDSDPDYQVPRPRRRLQPRTYQSLLSPIPRKIEMRTRAGIGSSRDRSMSSGTNDPRRQTRGRPRRARNYDGGEQLELLNTLVPRRSRGQRRRPPPSAWSSNIDERRSRAKQRTVLEWLIDSNMMVENERVCYLDIIGGRWIALNGIATKGGILCSCCDRVVTVVEFEYHGRVRFGIPNKNIEMPYGKVYTASLRASLLYCQTRAWTREQIRTRCGFNNIRPQDGVEDKHDDACIVCADGGDLICCESCPSTFHKSCIDLPMVPIGEWYCPYCYCKFCKESSSPHLMTCSLCLKKFCAHHPTCIKADRNFPYPHPSFCTLTCRQLYKSLEDLVGITNELGEGLTWTLLRRMNILDSHTFKEVYFNTMCNSKLAVASSVIEECFMPIIDRQTNVNIIKSVVYNCGSNYARVNFTGFYTAILEKGDEIVTAATLRVHGTKFAEMPFIATRDSYRCQGMCSKLMLSIESTLRLRGVENLVIPSIPQRVNKWNRCGFHPLQDGLKKEMKNFNSLMFPQAIKLQKLLLLNIPPATTGDNFPNEASVQNEPRRRPLFDLNLMPAEEDEMNDHSGITYQNY
- the LOC131163788 gene encoding increased DNA methylation 1-like isoform X1, coding for MAYTLRMRGEVVELSSDSSDDYSNSDSDPTFMINTRPQRTRYDSDPDYQVPRPRRRLQPRTYQSLLSPIPRKIEMRTRAGIGSSRDRSMSSGTNDPRRQTRGRPRRARNYDGGEQLELLNTLVPRRSRGQRRRPPPSAWSSNIDERRSRAKQRTVLEWLIDSNMMVENERVCYLDIIGGRWIALNGIATKGGILCSCCDRVVTVVEFEYHGRVRFGIPNKNIEMPYGKVYTASLRASLLYCQTRAWTREQIRTRCGFNNIRPQDGVEDKHDDACIVCADGGDLICCESCPSTFHKSCIDLPMVPIGEWYCPYCYCKFCKESSSPHLMTCSLCLKKFCAHHPTCIKADRNFPYPHPSFCTLTCRQLYKSLEDLVGITNELGEGLTWTLLRRMNILDSHTFKEVYFNTMCNSKLAVASSVIEECFMPIIDRQTNVNIIKSVVYNCGSNYARVNFTGFYTAILEKGDEIVTAATLRVHGTKFAEMPFIATRDSYRCQGMCSKLMLSIESTLRLRGVENLVIPSIPQRVNKWNRCGFHPLQDGLKKEMKNFNSLMFPQAIKLQKLLLLNIPPATTGGKHLSLSLSLSLSSNNLFNLPAQLQITFQMRRVCKMNPEDAHSST
- the LOC131163788 gene encoding increased DNA methylation 1-like isoform X2, with translation MAYTLRMRGEVVELSSDSSDDYSNSDSDPTFMINTRPQRTRYDSDPDYQVPRPRRRLQPRTYQSLLSPIPRKIEMRTRAGIGSSRDRSMSSGTNDPRRQTRGRPRRARNYDGGEQLELLNTLVPRRSRGQRRRPPPSAWSSNIDERRSRAKQRTVLEWLIDSNMMVENERVCYLDIIGGRWIALNGIATKGGILCSCCDRVVTVVEFEYHGRVRFGIPNKNIEMPYGKVYTASLRASLLYCQTRAWTREQIRTRCGFNNIRPQDGVEDKHDDACIVCADGGDLICCESCPSTFHKSCIDLPMVPIGEWYCPYCYCKFCKESSSPHLMTCSLCLKKFCAHHPTCIKADRNFPYPHPSFCTLTCRQLYKSLEDLVGITNELGEGLTWTLLRRMNILDSHTFKEVYFNTMCNSKLAVASSVIEECFMPIIDRQTNVNIIKSVVYNCGSNYARVNFTGFYTAILEKGDEIVTAATLRVHGTKFAEMPFIATRDSYRCQGMCSKLMLSIESTLRLRGVENLVIPSIPQRVNKWNRCGFHPLQDGLKKEMKNFNSLMFPQAIKLQKLLLLNIPPATTGAADNFPNEASVQNEPRRRPLFDLNLMPAEEDEMNDHSGITYQNY